One region of Triticum aestivum cultivar Chinese Spring chromosome 6B, IWGSC CS RefSeq v2.1, whole genome shotgun sequence genomic DNA includes:
- the LOC123136621 gene encoding myb family transcription factor IPN2 isoform X1, with protein MFSSKKATSSSAGAVAVQGGGAPMCVQGDSGLVLTTDPKPRLRWTVELHERFVDAVAQLGGPDKATPKTIMRVMGVKGLTLYHLKSHLQKFRLGKQPHKDFNDHAVKDAAAAMEMHRNAASSSGIMGRNLNDRNVHMNEAIRMQMEVQRRLHEQLEVINQPRIKVQKHLQMRIEAQGKYMQSILEKAYQTLATGDVAASPTAGYKSLGNHAGVLDVCSIKDIGPASMGFPSLQDLHLYGGGHLDLQQQQPMESFFACSDGGGIGSLGKKRSSQYAGGKSPMMWGDDDDGDEDDKGDQLLQMAPPMMDDIDSMYEAKPMMTMSGDSAGSRGFDGGMGSKLERPSPRRPHMGAQRMDSPSVIYG; from the exons ATGTTCTCTTCCAAGAAGGCCACTAGCAGCAGCGCTGGCGCGGTGGCGGTGCAGGGGGGCGGGGCGCCCATGTGCGTGCAGGGCGACTCGGGCCTCGTCCTCACCACCGACCCCAAGCCGCGCCTCCGGTGGACGGTGGAGCTCCATGAGCGCTTCGTCGACGCCGTCGCCCAGCTCGGCGGCCCCGACA AGGCGACGCCGAAGACGATCATGAGGGTCATGGGGGTCAAGGGGCTCACTCTCTACCACCTCAAGAGCCACCTTCAG AAATTCAGGCTGGGAAAGCAGCCGCACAAGGACTTCAACGATCATGCAGTTAAGGATG CTGCGGCAGcaatggagatgcatagaaacgcgGCCTCTTCTTCAGGCATAATGGGGAGAAACTTGAACGA CCGCAACGTGCACATGAACGAGGCCATCAGAATGCAAATGGAGGTTCAAAGGAGGCTGCATGAGCAACTAGAGGTGATTAATCAACCAAGAATCAAA GTGCAGAAGCACCTCCAAATGAGGATTGAAGCCCAGGGAAAGTACATGCAGTCCATCCTGGAGAAAGCATACCAGACGCTTGCCACCGGCGACGTCGCGGCGAGCCCTACTGCCGGATACAAATCCCTAGGCAACCACGCCGGCGTCCTCGACGTGTGCTCCATCAAGGACATTGGCCCAGCTTCCATGGGCTTCCCTTCCCTGCAGGACCTGCACCTCTACGGCGGCGGTCACTTAgacctgcagcagcagcagccaatGGAGAGCTTCTTCGCGTGCAGCGATGGCGGCGGCATTGGGTCGTTGGGGAAGAAGAGGTCCAGCCAGTACGCCGGAGGCAAGAGCCCTATGATGTGGggtgacgacgacgacggcgacgaggatgACAAGGGCGATCAGCTACTCCAGATGGCACCGCCGATGATGGACGACATAGACTCCATGTACGAAGCGAAGCCGATGATGACCATGTCCGGCGACTCCGCTGGGAGCAGAGGATTCGACGGCGGCATGGGGTCGAAGCTCGAGAGGCCGTCCCCCCGGCGGCCGCACATGGGAGCCCAGAGGATGGACAGCCCGTCGGTGATCTACGGGTAA
- the LOC123136621 gene encoding myb family transcription factor IPN2 isoform X2: MFSSKKATSSSAGAVAVQGGGAPMCVQGDSGLVLTTDPKPRLRWTVELHERFVDAVAQLGGPDKATPKTIMRVMGVKGLTLYHLKSHLQKFRLGKQPHKDFNDHAVKDAAAAMEMHRNAASSSGIMGRNLNDRNVHMNEAIRMQMEVQRRLHEQLEVQKHLQMRIEAQGKYMQSILEKAYQTLATGDVAASPTAGYKSLGNHAGVLDVCSIKDIGPASMGFPSLQDLHLYGGGHLDLQQQQPMESFFACSDGGGIGSLGKKRSSQYAGGKSPMMWGDDDDGDEDDKGDQLLQMAPPMMDDIDSMYEAKPMMTMSGDSAGSRGFDGGMGSKLERPSPRRPHMGAQRMDSPSVIYG, translated from the exons ATGTTCTCTTCCAAGAAGGCCACTAGCAGCAGCGCTGGCGCGGTGGCGGTGCAGGGGGGCGGGGCGCCCATGTGCGTGCAGGGCGACTCGGGCCTCGTCCTCACCACCGACCCCAAGCCGCGCCTCCGGTGGACGGTGGAGCTCCATGAGCGCTTCGTCGACGCCGTCGCCCAGCTCGGCGGCCCCGACA AGGCGACGCCGAAGACGATCATGAGGGTCATGGGGGTCAAGGGGCTCACTCTCTACCACCTCAAGAGCCACCTTCAG AAATTCAGGCTGGGAAAGCAGCCGCACAAGGACTTCAACGATCATGCAGTTAAGGATG CTGCGGCAGcaatggagatgcatagaaacgcgGCCTCTTCTTCAGGCATAATGGGGAGAAACTTGAACGA CCGCAACGTGCACATGAACGAGGCCATCAGAATGCAAATGGAGGTTCAAAGGAGGCTGCATGAGCAACTAGAG GTGCAGAAGCACCTCCAAATGAGGATTGAAGCCCAGGGAAAGTACATGCAGTCCATCCTGGAGAAAGCATACCAGACGCTTGCCACCGGCGACGTCGCGGCGAGCCCTACTGCCGGATACAAATCCCTAGGCAACCACGCCGGCGTCCTCGACGTGTGCTCCATCAAGGACATTGGCCCAGCTTCCATGGGCTTCCCTTCCCTGCAGGACCTGCACCTCTACGGCGGCGGTCACTTAgacctgcagcagcagcagccaatGGAGAGCTTCTTCGCGTGCAGCGATGGCGGCGGCATTGGGTCGTTGGGGAAGAAGAGGTCCAGCCAGTACGCCGGAGGCAAGAGCCCTATGATGTGGggtgacgacgacgacggcgacgaggatgACAAGGGCGATCAGCTACTCCAGATGGCACCGCCGATGATGGACGACATAGACTCCATGTACGAAGCGAAGCCGATGATGACCATGTCCGGCGACTCCGCTGGGAGCAGAGGATTCGACGGCGGCATGGGGTCGAAGCTCGAGAGGCCGTCCCCCCGGCGGCCGCACATGGGAGCCCAGAGGATGGACAGCCCGTCGGTGATCTACGGGTAA